In Sebaldella termitidis ATCC 33386, one DNA window encodes the following:
- a CDS encoding Tex family protein, with the protein MDILKAAANEMGLKVVQVESTMNLYDEGATVPFIARYRKEVTGNLDEEKIRELIEKVSYYRNLEKRKEEVLRLIEEQGKLTEELKTSIINAVKLQEVEDLYLPYKKKKKTKADVAAENGLEPLSLFLMDKNVNMEALKKEAEKYINEQVPGIDEAIEGAKLIIAQNISENAKYRESIRDRISKYGVLTSKVIEKNKVNDVKGVYQDYYKYSEPLTRAASHRILALNRGENEKILKVDIEIDETTHKYIVDNILRGFQNKNLTEFFTEVIEDSLSRLVYPSIKNEVRNIYTEKSEVEAIDIFKDNLEKLLLQPPLYKKAIMGLDPGYRTGCKLVVINKDGFYEKDDVVFLVEEMHSPRQVSEAKKKILQYIEDYDVDIIAIGNGTASRETESFVAKVIKESKKKVFYLIVNEAGASVYSASKLAKEEFPDLDVTARGAVSIARRIQDPMAELVKIDPKSIGVGMYQHDVNQKTLNESLEQTIEHVVNNVGVNINTASWALLSYVSGIKKNVAKNLVDYRHENGDFKKRAELKKVKGLGAKAFEQMAGFIVIPDSANPLDNTIIHPESYKIAEKILGEAGCSLKDLKADIKGTQEKLEKLNIEKIIKENEFGEETAKDIYNALLKGRRDPREEFEKPLLRSDILNMNDLADGMILEGTVRNVAKFGVFVDIGLKNDALIHVSELSNKFISDPTKVLSVGEIIKVKILSIDKNRGRVALTRKGL; encoded by the coding sequence TTGGATATTTTGAAAGCTGCTGCAAATGAAATGGGCCTGAAAGTAGTACAGGTAGAAAGCACAATGAATCTTTATGACGAAGGAGCTACTGTACCTTTTATTGCACGTTACAGAAAAGAAGTTACCGGGAATCTTGATGAGGAGAAAATCAGAGAACTCATAGAAAAAGTATCATACTACAGAAACCTTGAGAAAAGAAAAGAAGAAGTACTGAGATTAATCGAGGAACAGGGAAAACTAACCGAGGAACTGAAAACAAGCATAATAAATGCAGTGAAGTTACAGGAAGTAGAAGATCTCTATCTCCCATACAAAAAAAAGAAAAAAACAAAAGCAGACGTAGCTGCAGAAAATGGACTGGAGCCCCTGTCTTTATTTTTGATGGATAAAAATGTAAATATGGAAGCATTGAAAAAAGAGGCGGAAAAATATATAAATGAACAGGTTCCGGGAATTGATGAAGCTATTGAGGGAGCAAAGCTGATTATAGCGCAGAATATTTCCGAAAATGCCAAATACAGAGAATCTATACGTGACAGAATCAGCAAATACGGAGTGCTGACTTCAAAGGTGATAGAAAAAAACAAAGTAAATGATGTAAAAGGTGTCTATCAGGATTACTATAAATATTCCGAACCTTTGACACGGGCAGCTTCACACAGGATTCTTGCCTTAAACAGAGGTGAAAACGAGAAAATATTAAAAGTAGATATAGAAATAGATGAAACTACACATAAATATATAGTAGATAATATTTTAAGAGGATTTCAAAATAAAAATCTTACGGAATTTTTTACAGAGGTTATAGAAGATTCACTCAGCAGACTGGTTTACCCGTCTATAAAAAATGAAGTAAGAAATATATATACAGAAAAATCAGAAGTAGAAGCAATAGATATATTTAAGGATAATCTGGAAAAATTATTATTACAGCCTCCACTGTATAAGAAAGCTATAATGGGACTGGATCCCGGCTACAGAACAGGGTGTAAGCTTGTAGTCATTAATAAAGACGGCTTCTATGAAAAAGATGATGTAGTGTTTCTTGTGGAGGAGATGCATTCTCCAAGACAGGTAAGCGAAGCTAAAAAGAAAATATTACAGTATATAGAAGATTATGACGTGGATATAATAGCAATAGGAAACGGAACTGCTTCAAGAGAAACGGAAAGCTTTGTTGCCAAAGTGATAAAGGAATCTAAAAAGAAGGTATTTTATCTTATTGTAAATGAAGCGGGAGCTTCTGTATATTCTGCTTCAAAGCTTGCAAAAGAGGAATTTCCCGATTTAGATGTAACAGCAAGAGGAGCTGTTTCGATAGCAAGAAGAATTCAGGATCCTATGGCGGAGCTGGTAAAAATAGATCCGAAGTCAATAGGCGTAGGAATGTACCAGCATGATGTAAACCAGAAGACACTGAATGAATCGCTGGAGCAGACAATAGAACATGTAGTTAACAATGTAGGAGTAAATATAAATACAGCTTCATGGGCACTGTTAAGCTATGTTTCGGGAATCAAAAAAAATGTGGCTAAAAATCTGGTAGATTACAGACATGAAAACGGGGACTTTAAAAAAAGAGCAGAACTAAAGAAAGTAAAAGGTCTCGGAGCCAAAGCCTTTGAACAGATGGCAGGATTTATAGTGATTCCTGACAGTGCGAATCCTTTGGACAATACGATAATTCACCCTGAGTCATATAAAATAGCTGAAAAAATACTCGGTGAAGCAGGATGCAGCCTGAAAGACCTGAAGGCAGATATAAAAGGAACACAGGAAAAACTGGAAAAGTTAAATATCGAAAAAATAATAAAGGAAAATGAATTCGGTGAGGAAACAGCAAAAGATATATACAATGCTCTTCTAAAAGGCAGAAGAGATCCGCGTGAAGAGTTTGAAAAGCCGTTATTAAGATCTGATATACTGAATATGAATGATCTTGCCGACGGGATGATTCTTGAAGGAACTGTCAGAAATGTGGCGAAATTCGGTGTATTTGTAGATATAGGACTAAAAAACGATGCTTTGATACACGTATCGGAATTATCGAATAAATTTATTTCAGATCCTACAAAAGTACTTTCTGTAGGTGAAATAATAAAGGTAAAAATTCTTTCCATAGATAAAAACAGGGGAAGAGTAGCATTAACAAGAAAAGGATTATAG
- a CDS encoding MBL fold metallo-hydrolase produces the protein MPVIKEIKLDFTFSGEKNFIYPTLIRYKNELILVDAGYQNMLSNLEKAFRENGESFSDLTRIWITHHDHDHIGSLHAIREKYPHIKVYAGAGEVPFIEGRETPLRLKQAVELQARLSEEKQNEGIIFQKYLKSVEADKVDFLLYDDMLLLDGNAKVISTPGHTKGHVSFYFPKEQTLIAGDALVIENSKLEIPFPQFSENPEKAEESVRKLAQYSIGRILCYHSGTKEGNPSDIKREILDAVSQNK, from the coding sequence ATGCCTGTTATAAAGGAAATTAAGCTTGATTTTACATTTTCCGGAGAAAAAAATTTTATTTATCCTACTTTGATCAGATATAAAAATGAGCTCATTTTGGTAGATGCAGGATATCAGAATATGCTTTCAAATTTAGAAAAAGCTTTCCGCGAAAACGGAGAGTCATTTTCCGATCTCACACGTATCTGGATTACCCACCATGATCATGACCATATAGGCTCTCTCCATGCCATAAGAGAAAAATATCCCCATATAAAAGTCTATGCAGGGGCAGGTGAGGTTCCCTTTATAGAAGGTAGGGAAACTCCTCTGAGATTGAAGCAGGCTGTAGAATTACAGGCCCGTCTTTCAGAAGAAAAGCAGAACGAGGGAATTATATTTCAAAAGTATTTAAAATCTGTTGAAGCTGATAAAGTAGATTTTCTTCTGTATGATGATATGCTGCTTTTGGACGGCAATGCAAAGGTTATCTCTACTCCGGGCCATACGAAAGGACATGTTTCTTTTTATTTTCCAAAAGAACAGACTTTGATCGCGGGAGATGCACTGGTAATAGAAAATAGCAAACTTGAAATTCCATTCCCGCAATTTTCGGAAAATCCTGAAAAAGCAGAGGAATCAGTGAGAAAACTGGCACAATATTCTATCGGAAGAATTCTCTGCTACCACAGCGGAACCAAAGAAGGAAATCCATCTGATATAAAAAGAGAAATATTAGATGCAGTCTCACAAAATAAATAA
- a CDS encoding HAD-IIB family hydrolase, whose amino-acid sequence MIKLFVSDLDGTLIHEPKTGIEPNERNVNAIRLLHENDIEFAVATGRFDYHILEIEGYIESQNYRIGLNGGTIYAKDNTLIRENAFTYEEAEKLKNDIEKNYMKELNYLVLQTVEAKRYIKYPNFWKKAVNFYGYQRRFNAISYSGDLIKELAGRNEKIMKVLIATDSENKYILQEKLRERHSEAEITISGPVSIEIVPKGNTKGNAMRVVMEKKKLKENEVAFIGDSYNDISGFEACKYSFAMSHADDFIKSRAAFVVDTVADAVDTVIKINRENGL is encoded by the coding sequence ATGATAAAATTATTTGTATCAGATTTGGACGGAACACTAATCCATGAGCCGAAAACCGGCATTGAACCTAATGAAAGAAATGTAAATGCGATAAGACTCCTACATGAGAACGATATTGAATTTGCAGTAGCAACAGGAAGGTTTGACTATCATATTCTGGAAATAGAAGGGTATATAGAATCACAAAACTACAGAATAGGTTTGAACGGGGGGACAATATACGCAAAAGACAATACTCTTATAAGGGAAAATGCTTTTACGTATGAGGAAGCCGAGAAATTAAAAAACGATATTGAAAAAAATTATATGAAAGAACTGAATTATCTGGTCTTACAGACTGTGGAAGCGAAAAGATATATTAAATATCCGAATTTTTGGAAAAAAGCAGTGAATTTTTACGGATATCAGCGCCGATTTAATGCAATCAGCTATTCCGGAGATCTGATAAAAGAGCTTGCCGGAAGAAATGAAAAAATAATGAAAGTCCTTATAGCTACTGATTCTGAAAATAAATATATCCTCCAGGAAAAACTAAGAGAAAGACATTCTGAGGCCGAGATTACTATTTCAGGTCCTGTAAGTATTGAAATAGTACCCAAAGGCAATACAAAAGGGAATGCCATGAGAGTGGTAATGGAGAAAAAAAAACTGAAAGAAAACGAAGTAGCCTTTATAGGAGATTCTTATAATGATATTTCCGGCTTTGAAGCATGCAAATACAGCTTTGCCATGTCTCACGCAGACGATTTTATAAAAAGCAGGGCGGCATTTGTAGTAGACACTGTAGCAGATGCAGTGGATACAGTAATAAAAATAAACAGAGAAAACGGACTTTAA
- the ileS gene encoding isoleucine--tRNA ligase translates to MEEKKDYAATLNLLKTSFKMKASLPNKEPLLLRDWQKKKIYEKTLGRFGKKFILHDGPPYANGDLHVGHAENKILKDIIMRYKRLRGYDAPYVPGWDTHGLPIELKVTEALGDKVKTMSPIEIRKECRKYALKWVEKQKAEFIRLGIMGEWENPYITLIPEYEAEELRVFKEIYNNGYIYKGLKPVYWSPSTETALAEAEIEYQDVVSPSIYVKMDGEQDLKDKLGLDEAAIVIWTTTPWTLPANLGISLHAEFDYGVYKTEKGNLLLAKELAETAFKEMEIENYELIKEVKGAELDNTHYKHPFIDRTGLVMLGDHVTLEAGTGAVHTAPGHGVDDYLVGQKYNIGILSPIDDKGHFTKAGGKYEGMFYKKANKFISEDIKASGHLLMEKELKHSYPHDWRSKKPVIYRATEQWFIRVEEGDLREKALTVLKDVNFIPAIGRNRITSMIEGRPDWTISRQRIWGVPIPIFYNDDKDGEIIFQNDIMDRIVELVEKDGTDVWFKMSAEELIGDELLEKHNLKGAKLRKERSIMDVWIDSGTSHRAVLSTRKNLQRPADLYLEGSDQHRGWFQSSLLTSVASTGDAPYKSILTHGFANDAQGRKMSKSLGNQMFPSEIINQYGADILRLWVASVDYREDVRISDNILKQVSDSYRRIRNTARFILGNISDFDYKNDKVSFEDMYEVDKWALNKLERLKNKVEEYYEKYEFYNLFNEIQYFCGIEMSAFYLDIIKDRLYVEKTDSKLRRSAQTVMVEILEFLVRAIAPVLSFTAEEIWEKMPETLREEESVHLAQWVAAKPEYLDNALDEKWSKIMDLRKEVYREVEKVRQEKTVGLSLDAKVELFIDNKDFEFIKDININDLQDYFIVSQIHFGETDGMADTEISGIKVKVTKADGEKCERCWKYDELGTDPEYPDVCPRCAKVLHS, encoded by the coding sequence ATGGAAGAAAAGAAAGATTACGCAGCTACCCTGAATCTTTTGAAAACAAGTTTCAAAATGAAGGCCAGCCTGCCTAATAAAGAGCCTTTACTTTTAAGAGACTGGCAAAAAAAGAAAATCTATGAAAAAACACTGGGAAGATTCGGCAAGAAGTTTATATTACACGACGGGCCTCCTTATGCAAACGGGGATTTACACGTAGGGCATGCTGAAAATAAAATCTTAAAAGATATCATAATGAGATATAAAAGACTCAGAGGCTATGATGCACCGTATGTACCGGGATGGGATACACATGGTCTTCCTATTGAGCTGAAAGTAACCGAGGCTCTTGGAGATAAAGTAAAAACTATGTCTCCGATAGAGATCAGAAAAGAATGCCGTAAATACGCTTTAAAATGGGTGGAAAAACAGAAAGCGGAATTTATAAGACTGGGTATTATGGGTGAATGGGAAAATCCTTACATTACTCTGATACCTGAATATGAAGCCGAGGAGCTGAGAGTATTTAAGGAAATATACAATAACGGATATATTTATAAAGGACTGAAACCTGTTTACTGGTCGCCTTCCACTGAAACAGCACTGGCTGAAGCGGAAATAGAATATCAGGATGTGGTATCGCCTTCTATTTATGTAAAAATGGACGGGGAACAGGATCTTAAAGATAAACTGGGGCTTGATGAAGCAGCAATTGTAATATGGACAACAACTCCATGGACTCTTCCTGCCAATCTGGGAATAAGTCTGCATGCTGAATTTGACTACGGAGTATATAAGACTGAAAAAGGAAATCTTTTACTGGCAAAAGAGCTGGCAGAGACAGCTTTCAAAGAAATGGAAATAGAAAATTACGAGCTTATAAAGGAAGTAAAAGGTGCCGAGCTTGATAATACACATTATAAGCATCCTTTCATAGACAGAACAGGACTTGTGATGCTTGGTGACCATGTAACCCTTGAAGCAGGAACAGGAGCAGTTCATACTGCACCGGGACACGGGGTTGATGACTATCTTGTGGGTCAGAAATATAATATCGGAATACTTTCTCCTATTGATGACAAAGGTCATTTTACGAAAGCGGGAGGAAAATATGAAGGAATGTTCTATAAAAAAGCAAATAAATTCATTTCTGAAGATATCAAGGCTTCAGGGCATTTATTAATGGAAAAAGAGCTGAAGCACTCATATCCTCATGACTGGAGAAGTAAAAAGCCGGTTATCTACAGAGCTACAGAGCAGTGGTTCATAAGAGTGGAAGAGGGAGATCTGAGAGAAAAAGCACTGACTGTACTAAAAGATGTAAACTTTATTCCTGCAATAGGAAGAAACAGAATTACTTCAATGATAGAAGGAAGACCGGACTGGACAATATCAAGACAGAGAATCTGGGGAGTACCTATTCCGATTTTCTATAATGATGATAAAGACGGAGAAATAATTTTCCAAAATGATATCATGGACAGAATAGTGGAATTAGTGGAAAAAGACGGGACAGATGTATGGTTCAAGATGTCAGCAGAAGAGCTTATAGGTGATGAGCTTCTTGAAAAACATAATCTGAAAGGTGCAAAGCTGAGAAAAGAAAGAAGTATCATGGACGTTTGGATTGATTCAGGAACTTCACACAGAGCAGTTTTATCTACAAGAAAAAATCTTCAGAGACCGGCAGATCTCTATCTTGAAGGAAGCGACCAGCACAGAGGATGGTTCCAGTCATCACTTCTGACATCTGTGGCAAGTACAGGGGATGCACCTTATAAGAGTATACTTACACACGGTTTTGCCAATGACGCACAGGGAAGAAAAATGTCAAAATCCCTTGGAAATCAAATGTTCCCAAGCGAAATCATAAATCAGTACGGTGCGGATATACTGAGATTATGGGTAGCATCTGTGGATTACAGGGAAGATGTAAGAATTTCGGATAATATACTGAAACAGGTTTCCGATTCATACAGAAGAATAAGAAATACTGCAAGATTCATTCTTGGTAATATAAGTGATTTTGATTATAAAAATGATAAGGTAAGCTTTGAAGATATGTATGAGGTGGATAAATGGGCCTTGAACAAGCTTGAGAGATTAAAAAATAAAGTAGAAGAATATTATGAAAAATATGAATTCTATAATTTGTTTAATGAAATCCAGTATTTCTGCGGAATAGAAATGTCAGCATTCTATCTTGACATAATAAAGGACAGACTGTATGTGGAAAAAACCGACTCTAAGCTGAGAAGAAGCGCGCAGACTGTAATGGTGGAAATATTAGAATTCCTGGTAAGAGCTATAGCTCCGGTTCTGTCATTTACTGCAGAGGAAATCTGGGAAAAAATGCCTGAAACTTTGAGGGAAGAAGAATCTGTTCATTTGGCACAATGGGTCGCTGCAAAGCCGGAATATCTTGATAATGCTTTGGATGAAAAATGGAGCAAAATAATGGATTTAAGAAAAGAAGTTTACAGGGAAGTAGAAAAAGTAAGACAGGAAAAAACAGTAGGATTATCTTTGGATGCTAAAGTAGAATTATTTATAGATAATAAGGATTTTGAATTTATAAAAGATATAAATATAAATGATCTGCAGGATTACTTTATAGTATCACAGATACATTTCGGGGAAACTGACGGAATGGCTGATACTGAAATCAGCGGAATAAAAGTAAAGGTAACAAAAGCTGACGGTGAAAAATGTGAAAGATGCTGGAAG
- the hcp gene encoding hydroxylamine reductase, whose amino-acid sequence MSMFCFQCQETFKNHGCTVRGVCGKTDDVANLQDALIFALKGMANYSSQLRKVKKVSSEIDGFLFKALFTTITNANFDAKDMVEDIKKAIEYRKSIKAELEKEGVTLDPKFEGKPLTTWEFTTKEEAEMLAPKVGVLRTENEDVRSLREIILYGLKGISAYGFHAYNLGKISEELYAFYEKALLATEDESLSGEELTNLVFETGKHGVDVMALLDEANTSTFGNPEITEVNIGVRKNPAILISGHDLKDMKELLEQTEGTGVDVYTHSEMLPAHYYPEFKKYKHLAGNYGNAWYHQVKEFETFNGPVIFTTNCLVPPRPNSTYNDRIFTLNATGYPEWKKLEADENGKFDFTEVIELAKKCDPPKEIETGTIVGGFAHAQVFALADKIVDAVKSGAIKKFIVMSGCDARMNDREYYTKFAEALPKDTVILTSGCAKYRYNKLNLGDIGGIPRVLDAGQCNDSYSWAVVALKLKEIFNANDINDLPIEFNVAWYEQKAVIVLLALLYLGIKNIHVGPTLPAFISPSVAKLLNEQLGLTGITDVETDLREFFA is encoded by the coding sequence ATGAGTATGTTTTGTTTTCAATGTCAGGAGACATTTAAGAATCACGGATGTACAGTCAGAGGAGTATGCGGTAAAACTGACGATGTTGCTAATCTGCAGGATGCATTAATATTTGCTTTAAAAGGTATGGCAAATTATTCGTCACAGTTAAGAAAGGTAAAGAAGGTTTCAAGCGAAATTGACGGATTTTTGTTTAAGGCTCTTTTTACTACAATAACAAATGCAAACTTTGATGCGAAAGATATGGTGGAAGACATAAAAAAAGCCATAGAGTACAGAAAGAGCATTAAGGCGGAACTGGAAAAAGAAGGTGTGACGCTCGATCCTAAATTTGAGGGAAAACCACTTACAACATGGGAGTTTACTACAAAAGAGGAAGCAGAAATGCTGGCTCCGAAGGTAGGAGTATTAAGAACGGAAAACGAGGATGTAAGATCACTGAGAGAAATAATTTTATACGGATTAAAAGGGATATCAGCCTATGGCTTCCATGCTTACAATCTTGGAAAAATAAGTGAAGAGCTTTATGCTTTTTATGAAAAAGCACTTCTTGCTACTGAAGATGAAAGTCTTAGCGGGGAAGAGCTTACGAATCTTGTATTTGAGACTGGGAAGCATGGTGTAGACGTAATGGCTTTATTAGATGAAGCTAATACAAGTACATTTGGAAATCCTGAGATAACAGAAGTAAATATAGGTGTAAGAAAAAATCCTGCAATTTTGATTTCGGGACATGATCTGAAGGACATGAAAGAGCTGCTGGAACAGACAGAGGGAACAGGAGTGGATGTATATACACATTCGGAAATGCTGCCGGCACATTATTATCCTGAGTTCAAAAAGTATAAGCATCTGGCAGGGAACTACGGGAATGCATGGTATCATCAGGTAAAAGAATTCGAAACTTTTAACGGACCAGTAATTTTCACTACAAACTGTCTTGTACCGCCGAGACCTAATTCTACATATAATGACAGAATATTTACACTAAATGCCACTGGTTATCCTGAATGGAAAAAATTAGAAGCAGATGAAAACGGAAAATTTGACTTTACAGAAGTAATAGAACTGGCTAAAAAATGTGATCCTCCGAAAGAGATAGAAACAGGAACAATCGTAGGAGGATTTGCACATGCACAGGTATTTGCACTTGCGGATAAAATAGTAGATGCAGTAAAATCCGGTGCAATAAAGAAATTTATAGTAATGAGCGGATGCGATGCAAGAATGAATGACAGGGAGTATTATACAAAGTTTGCTGAGGCTCTTCCTAAAGATACAGTAATTCTTACATCAGGCTGTGCAAAATACAGATATAACAAGCTGAATCTCGGAGATATCGGAGGAATACCGAGAGTACTTGATGCAGGACAGTGCAATGATTCATACTCATGGGCAGTAGTAGCATTAAAGCTGAAAGAGATATTTAATGCAAATGATATAAATGACCTTCCTATAGAGTTTAATGTTGCATGGTATGAGCAAAAAGCAGTAATAGTATTGCTTGCATTATTGTATCTTGGAATAAAAAATATACATGTAGGTCCGACACTGCCTGCATTTATATCACCGAGCGTGGCAAAGCTTCTGAACGAGCAGCTAGGTCTTACAGGAATAACAGATGTAGAAACAGATTTAAGAGAGTTTTTTGCTTGA
- a CDS encoding L-lactate permease, with amino-acid sequence MIDFILGLLPIILFFSLIVIFKKSTLISSFMSLLAAIILNFINPGWQMSPVGTVLSVIEGFLVALWPIGCIVIAALFCYSLSLETGQINIIKKTLEGISGDRRMQVLLIAWGFGSFMEGVAGYGTSVAIPAGILLVLGFGPLYSALICLISIGGSNSFGSVGIPVIMLANQVKLDYRIMGVNVAVQLLPFIVIIPVILVILAGRRDSKRIRDAFDKKIICVLIACTVAYIPAILTAVFIGPEMPAIIGGVLIMAAVIIMSKLLYKNEENKEKIRFKTALKAFLPYIFMVIFILMVNPANKVLYEFLDKYTTISVNFSAGDNYKVGNGEITYFRIFLSPVIPILLATLAGGLLQGTRVKIIGRTFVWVIKNNIRTLLTIMGIVSLASFMKHSGIIISVADGFTMITGRFYPLIAPFIGAIGTFMTGSNTSANLLFGSLQSVAADNLGINKYWLVASNTVGATLGTMISLQSLSIVAATVGLKGKENIVLKKAVKYSLSLLAVLAVYVYIISLIIKS; translated from the coding sequence TTGATAGATTTTATATTAGGATTACTCCCGATAATATTATTTTTTTCATTGATAGTAATATTTAAGAAAAGTACACTTATATCTTCATTTATGAGCCTTTTGGCAGCAATAATACTGAATTTTATAAATCCGGGCTGGCAGATGTCTCCAGTGGGAACTGTTTTGTCAGTAATAGAAGGATTTTTAGTGGCATTGTGGCCTATAGGCTGCATAGTCATAGCAGCATTGTTCTGTTACAGTCTGTCACTTGAGACAGGACAGATAAATATAATAAAGAAAACTCTTGAGGGAATATCAGGAGACAGAAGAATGCAGGTTCTGCTTATTGCATGGGGCTTTGGCAGCTTTATGGAAGGTGTGGCGGGATACGGGACATCAGTAGCAATCCCTGCGGGGATACTTCTGGTTTTAGGCTTTGGTCCTCTTTATTCGGCACTTATATGCCTTATATCCATAGGCGGATCCAATTCATTCGGCTCTGTAGGAATTCCGGTTATTATGCTTGCTAACCAGGTAAAGCTGGATTACAGGATAATGGGCGTAAATGTGGCAGTACAGCTCCTTCCCTTTATAGTAATAATACCTGTAATACTTGTAATACTTGCTGGAAGAAGGGATTCCAAAAGAATAAGAGATGCCTTTGATAAAAAAATAATCTGTGTCCTTATTGCATGTACTGTTGCTTATATACCGGCAATACTTACGGCTGTATTTATCGGACCGGAAATGCCTGCTATAATAGGCGGGGTTCTGATTATGGCTGCTGTAATAATTATGTCAAAGCTCTTATATAAAAATGAGGAAAATAAAGAAAAAATAAGATTCAAAACTGCTTTGAAAGCCTTTTTGCCTTATATTTTTATGGTAATATTCATACTTATGGTAAATCCGGCAAACAAAGTACTTTATGAATTTTTGGATAAATATACAACAATCAGTGTAAATTTTTCAGCAGGAGATAATTATAAAGTAGGAAACGGGGAAATTACATATTTTAGGATATTTCTCTCTCCGGTGATTCCTATACTTCTTGCCACTCTTGCAGGAGGACTTCTTCAGGGAACAAGGGTAAAGATTATAGGCAGAACATTTGTCTGGGTAATAAAAAATAATATAAGAACCCTTCTTACCATAATGGGAATAGTTTCTCTGGCTTCCTTTATGAAGCACAGCGGCATTATAATAAGTGTAGCAGACGGATTTACGATGATTACAGGAAGATTCTATCCTTTGATAGCGCCGTTTATAGGGGCGATAGGTACATTTATGACAGGAAGCAATACCTCGGCAAATCTGCTTTTCGGATCTTTGCAGAGCGTAGCAGCTGATAATCTCGGCATAAATAAGTACTGGCTGGTGGCCTCTAATACAGTAGGAGCAACACTCGGGACAATGATATCACTTCAGAGTCTTTCTATTGTTGCGGCAACAGTGGGATTAAAAGGAAAAGAAAATATAGTTTTGAAAAAAGCAGTAAAATACTCGCTGTCCTTACTTGCGGTATTGGCAGTATATGTATATATTATAAGTTTAATTATAAAAAGCTAA
- a CDS encoding HAD family hydrolase, translating into MIKIFISDLDGTLIYKARNHVRPNQANEKALNELKNNNIKLAVATGRLEKSIYEVERNLKIPLYKISVNGAVVSDINNKLIHESFLKKSAVREIIKKLEKKYMKDIYFYVLVTDKSNNYFRPAAFVSRFVNFLYKKRFNTKYLTRGHLRLLLSDSEKVLKINIGTGKEKKYSLLEEMQKEFFESEIFITGSRSVEVGPENNSKGSAVIKLLEYLDISPDEAAYIGDSYNDLPGFKVCKYSFAMAHAEESIKEQAAFVVKSVAEATDKVMEINRKSE; encoded by the coding sequence ATGATAAAAATATTTATCTCTGATCTGGATGGAACATTAATATATAAGGCAAGAAATCATGTGCGGCCGAATCAGGCAAATGAAAAAGCCCTGAATGAACTGAAAAATAATAATATCAAACTTGCAGTAGCAACAGGACGTCTGGAAAAATCCATATACGAAGTAGAACGAAATCTAAAAATTCCTTTATATAAAATAAGTGTAAATGGTGCTGTTGTATCAGATATAAATAATAAATTAATACATGAGAGCTTTTTGAAAAAGAGTGCAGTACGGGAAATAATAAAAAAACTGGAAAAGAAATATATGAAGGATATTTATTTTTATGTACTGGTAACTGACAAGTCCAATAATTATTTCAGACCTGCGGCCTTTGTGAGCAGATTTGTGAATTTCCTGTATAAAAAAAGGTTTAATACAAAATATCTGACCAGAGGACATTTGAGACTTTTATTATCAGATAGTGAAAAAGTACTGAAAATAAATATTGGAACAGGGAAAGAGAAAAAATACAGCCTGCTGGAAGAGATGCAGAAGGAATTTTTTGAAAGCGAGATATTTATAACAGGCAGCAGAAGCGTGGAGGTAGGGCCTGAAAATAATTCCAAGGGAAGTGCGGTAATAAAGCTTCTTGAATATCTGGATATAAGCCCTGATGAAGCAGCATACATAGGTGATTCATATAATGATCTGCCCGGCTTTAAAGTGTGTAAATACAGCTTTGCTATGGCACATGCAGAAGAAAGTATAAAGGAACAGGCAGCTTTTGTGGTAAAAAGCGTGGCTGAAGCAACAGATAAAGTAATGGAGATTAACAGAAAAAGTGAATGA